A portion of the Ascochyta rabiei chromosome 13, complete sequence genome contains these proteins:
- a CDS encoding Ran GTPase binding protein Sbp1: MSDVAKPDPAAEQVANPGATLVKDETAKVTTDKAADQAADKEEKPATASSDDKPVTEKATEAAASAAAAVKDNVFSMFGGGPKKEKKEEADDADEPSGSSKAQATGEEDPENQEPDVEFAPVVHLTEKVDTKTNEELEEQVFKMRAKLFKFDRESREWKERGTGDVRLLKHKENGKTRLVMRRDKTLKVCANHYVVPDMKLSPNVGSDRSWVWNAAADVSEGEPEAQTLAIRFGNSENANLFKEAFIKAQQENEALFNKSSE, translated from the exons ATGTCTGACGTCGCAAAGCCCGACCCTGCCGCCGAGCAGGTTGCCAACCCCGGCGCAACTCTTGTCAAGGACGAGACGGCCAAGGTCACCACCGACAAGGCCGCCGACCAGGCCGCCGACAAGGAGGAGAAGCCCGCCACTGCTTCGAGCGACGACAAGCCGGTGACGGAGAAGGCCACAGAAGCCGCCGCGTCGGCTGCGGCTGCCGTCAAGGACAATGTCTTTTCCATGTTCGGTGGCGGCcccaagaaggagaagaaggaggaggccGACGATGCCGATGAGCCCTCTGGCTCGTCCAAGGCGCAGGCCACTGGT GAGGAGGACCCCGAGAACCAGGAGCCTGACGTCGAGTTCGCCCCCGTCGTTCACCTTACCGAGAAGGTCGACACCAAGACCAACGAGGAGCTTGAGGAGCAGGTGTTCAAGATGCGCGCCAAGCTGTTCAAGTTCGACCGCGAGTCGCGGGAGTGGAAGGAGAGGGGCACCGGCGACGTCAGGTTACTCAAGCACAAGGAGAACGGCAAGACGCGCCTGGTGATGCGACGAGACAAGACGCTCAAGGTCTGCGCCAACCACTACG TTGTGCCGGACATGAAGCTTTCGCCCAACGTTGGCAGCGACCGCAGCTGGGTCTGGAACGCCGCCGCCGATGTCAGCGAGGGCGAGCCCGAGGCTCAGACTCTGGCTATCCGCTTCGGCAACAGCGAGA ACGCCAACCTCTTCAAGGAGGCTTTCATCAAGGCCCAGCAGGAGAACGAGGCTCTGTTCAACAAGTCGTCGGAGTAG
- a CDS encoding O-glycoside alpha-1,2-mannosyltransferase 4 — MGFIQDLTRRLPSSQDSLDKFDDLSRRAEKVSPRLAFFRRRIRLKGNSTVSLPLGLVLLFPCLVIILILVLFVRSPDSQGIMNMPGGGVPPSIRKISEKYDKPFAVGCLEPQTNGPRANAAIVVLARNKELDGVIQSIKSFERHFNRWFNYPYVFLNDGDFNSTFKETVGNHTQSIVEWGKIAPEHWEFPEWADPAVVKEGIAKQGDRAIMYGGMESYHHMCRFYSGQFYKHELLQKYEWYWRLEPEITYFCDITYDPFIHMIRNKKTYGFTIAVKELRETVPNIFRYASAFKRMNNITSQGMWEMFVEKPKEEPKDKLPKDDPKYKKPLPQEILNSEPGTGALPDIDPENMEGENYNMCHFWSNFEIVNLSWYRSKEYNDFFEMMDRSGGFWMERWGDAPIHSLAAGILLGPQDVHYFRDFGYRHTTIQHCPANAPARQLPRIPYLEPTTLDEKARREEDDYWAHPDPPKENGVGCRCRCDTDIVDVEGKEGSCLAEWVDVAGGWASPGP; from the exons ATGGGCTTCATACAAGATCTGACGAGGAGGTTACCGTCCTCGCAGGACAGCCTGGACAAGTTCGACGACCTGTCACGACGCGCAGAAAAGGTTTCTCCCCGATTGGCCTTCTTCCGCCGGCGCATACGACTGAAGGGAAACTCGACCGTCTCGTTACCGCTGGGCCTCGTGCTGCTGTTCCCATGTCTGGTCATAATCCTAATCTTGGTTCTCTTTGTGAGGTCGCCAGACTCGCAGGGTATCATGAACATGCCCGGCGGCGGCGTTCCTCCTTCAATACG GAAAATCAGCGAAAAGTATGATAAGCCTTTCGCAGTAGGTTGTCTCGAGCCTCAAACGAACGGTCCCCGCGCAAACGCAGCTATCGTGGTCCTGGCGAGGAACAAGGAGCTTGATGGCGTTATACAGTCTATCAAGTCCTTCGAAAGGCACTTCAATAGGTGGTTCAACTACCCCTATGTCTTCCTCAACGACGGCGACTTCAACTCGACCTTCAAAGAGACCGTCGGTAATCACACACAGTCGATCGTAGAATGGGGTAAGATTGCACCAGAGCACTGGGAATTCCCAGAATGGGCAGATCCTGCGGTTGTCAAGGAAGGTATCGCTAAGCAGGGCGACCGCGCGATCATGTATGGTGGTATGGAAAGCTACCATCACATGTGTCGGTTCTACTCTGG TCAATTCTACAAACATGAGTTACTACAGAAGTACGAATGGTATTGGCGGCTGGAACCGGAGATTACCTATTTCTGCGACATTACGTACGATCCTTTCATCCACATGATACGGAATAAGAAGACTTACGGCTTCACCATTGCTGTGAAGGAGCTGAGGGAAACGGTCCCAAACATCTTCCGCTACGCGTCAGCGTTCAAGAGGATGAACAACATAACATCGCAAGGGATGTGGGAGATGTTTGTCGAGAAGCCGAAGGAGGAGCCAAAGGACAAGTTGCCGAAAGACGACCCAAAGTACAAGAAGCCTCTGCCTCAAGAGATCTTGAACTCCGAACCAGGCACAGGAGCGCTCCCCGATATTGATCCAGAGAACATGGAGGGTGAGAACTACAACATGTGTCATTTCTGGAGTAACTTCGAGATTGTCAATCTGAGCTGGTACCGGAGCAAAGAGTACAACGACTTCTTCGAGATGATGGATCGGAGCGGTGGCTTCTGGATGGAGCGA TGGGGTGATGCACCGATTCACTCGCTTGCTGCAGGCATCCTTCTTGGTCCACAGGACGTCCACTACTTCCGCGACTTTGGCTACCGACACACTACGATCCAACACTGTCCCGCCAATGCGCCCGCGCGACAGCTGCCACGAATCCCCTACCTGGAACCGACCACACTAGATGAGAAGGCACGGAGAGAGGAAGATGACTACTGGGCACATCCAGATCCACCCAAAGAAAACGGCGTGGGCTGTCGCTGCAGATGTGATACCGATATCGTCGACGTCGAAGGCAAAGAAGGTTCCTGCCTTGCAGAGTGGGTGGACGTTGCTGGAGGATGGGCGTCACCCGGGCCTTGA
- a CDS encoding transcription factor TFIIF complex subunit Tfg3 codes for MPDASVKRWVKIITHQKPIDGPSPVEGFPMRSWNIEIWLLDDQGKEILPTVYEKAVYNLHPSFDKNKQVFKKPPFRIDEQGWGEFDMNIVLTAVHKGGEHTLSHDLNFQSERYEAKHQVTFRNPKPELLALLQDSGSADANGVRSKDASKKKSRRDKAVDMEKLADGLQKLSEDDLLHVVTMVHDNKTSETYTKNDVENGEFHVDLYTLPDTLVKMLWDFTASKTEL; via the exons ATGCCCGACGCAAGT GTCAAGCGCTGGGTCAAGATCATCACCCACCAGAAGCCCAT CGATGGCCCGTCACCAGTCGAGGGCTTCCCCATGCGCTCATGGAACATCGAGATCTGGCTGCTGGACGACCAGGGCAAAGAGATCCTGCCCACCGTCTACGAGAAGGCCGTCTACAACCTGCACCCTTCGTTCGACAAGAACAAGCAGG TCTTCAAGAAGCCGCCCTTCCGCATCGACGAGCAGGGATGGGGAGAGTTCGACATGAACATTGTCCTCACTGCTGTGCACAAGGGAGGCGAACACACACTCAGCCACGACCTGAACTTCCAGTCTGAGCGCTACGAGGCCAAGCACCAAGTC ACGTTCCGCAACCCCAAGCCCGAGCTCCTCGCTCTCCTCCAAGACTCCGGTTCTGCCGACGCAAACGGCGTCCGCAGCAAAGACGCgtccaagaagaagagcCGACGCGACAAGGCCGTCGACATGGAGAAGCTGGCCGACGGACTGCAAAAGCTGAGCGAGGATGACTTGCTGCACGTCGTAACCATGGTCCACGACAACAAGACCAGCGAAACCTACACCAAGAACGATGTGGAGA ACGGAGAGTTCCACGTCGATCTGTACACCCTGCCCGACACGCTTGTCAAGATGCTGTGGGACTTCACAGCGAGCAAGACAGAGTTATAA